A single genomic interval of Prionailurus viverrinus isolate Anna chromosome A2, UM_Priviv_1.0, whole genome shotgun sequence harbors:
- the AOC1 gene encoding amiloride-sensitive amine oxidase [copper-containing], with translation MQRETLALGWAIATILALQTVAATKCTPRTLHHKARVFEDLSAQELKAVRNFLWSHKELRLEPSRTPTMAKNSVFLIEMLLPKKQHVLKFLDKGGRPPAREARAVIFFGAQEHPNITEFAVGPLPWPYYMRELPPKPGHQATWASRPISSAEYALLGHALKKAMKPLHQFFLDTTGFSYQDCHSRCLTFTDVAPRGLASGERRSWFILQRFVEGYFLHPTGLELLLDHRSTNAQNWTVERVWYNGKFYRSPEELARKYEDGEVDVVVLEDPSPKGKSEKSTEEPPLFSSYKPRGDFPTPINVTGPRLVQPLGPRYRLEGNTVLYGGWSFSFRLRSSSGLQVLNVHFGCERVAYEVSVQEAVALYGGHTPAGMQTKYIDVGWGLGSVTHELAPGIDCPDTATFLDALHYYDADDPVRYPRALCVFEMPTGVPVRRHFNSNFSGGFNFYAGLQGQVLVLRTTSTVYNYDYIWDFIFYPNGVMEAKMHATGYVHATFYTPEGLRHGTRLHTHLLGNIHTHLVHYRVDLDVAGTKNSFQTLEMKLENITNPWSPRHQLVQPTLEQTSYHRERQAAFRFRQPLPKYLLFASPRENRWGHKRSYRLQIHSMADQVLPLGWQEEQAITWARYPLAVTKYRESEVCSSSIYNQNDPWDPPVVFEEFLKNNENIENEDLVAWVTVGFLHIPHSEDIPNTATPGNSVGFLLRPFNFFDEDPSLASRDPVIVWPRDGGPNYVQRWIPEEEGDCLMPDPFSYNGTYRPV, from the exons ATGCAGCGAGAGACCCTGGCCCTTGGCTGGGCCATTGCCACCATCTTGGCGCTGCAGACAGTGGCCGCGACCAAGTGCACCCCACGGACCCTGCACCACAAGGCCAGGGTGTTCGAGGACCTGAGTGCCCAAGAGCTGAAGGCCGTGCGCAACTTCCTCTGGTCCCATAAGGAGCTGAGGCTGGAGCCTTCCCGAACACCGACCATGGCCAAGAACTCCGTGTTCCTCATTGAGATGCTGCTGCCCAAGAAGCAACACGTACTGAAATTTCTGGATAAAGGTGGAAGGCCTCCCGCGCGGGAGGCACGTGCCGTCATCTTCTTCGGAGCCCAGGAGCACCCCAACATCACCGAGTTCGCTGTGGGGCCCCTGCCATGGCCCTACTACATGAGAGAGCTGCCCCCCAAGCCTGGGCACCAGGCcacctgggcctccaggcccatCTCCTCGGCGGAGTATGCCCTCCTGGGCCACGCCCTGAAAAAGGCCATGAAGCCCCTGCACCAGTTTTTCCTCGATACCACAGGCTTCTCCTACCAAGATTGTCACTCCCGATGCCTGACTTTCACAGACGTGGCGCCTCGGGGCCTGGCCTCCGGCGAGCGCCGCTCTTGGTTTATCTTGCAGCGCTTTGTAGAAGGCTACTTCTTGCACCCCACTGGACTGGAGCTCCTCCTGGATCACAGAAGCACCAACGCCCAAAACTGGACGGTGGAGCGGGTCTGGTACAATGGGAAGTTCTACCGGAGCCCGGAAGAGCTGGCGCGGAAGTACGAGGACGGAGAGGTAGACGTGGTGGTTCTGGAGGACCCATCGCCCAAGGGCAAGAGTGAAAAGAGCACGGAGGAACCACCCCTCTTCTCCTCCTACAAGCCACGTGGggacttccccacccccatcaatgtGACTGGCCCCCGCCTGGTCCAGCCCCTAGGTCCCCGCTACCGGCTGGAGGGCAACACCGTGCTCTACGGCGGCTGGAGCTTCTCCTTCAGGCTGCGTTCCTCCTCGGGGCTACAGGTCCTGAACGTGCACTTCGGGTGCGAGCGTGTAGCCTATGAGGTGAGCGTGCAGGAGGCGGTGGCACTGTATGGAGGACACACGCCTGCGGGCATGCAGACCAAGTACATCGACGTGGGCTGGGGCTTGGGCAGCGTCACTCATGAGCTAGCCCCTGGCATCGACTGCCCGGACACAGCCACCTTCCTAGATGCCCTCCACTACTACGATGCCGATGACCCGGTGCGCTACCCCCGAGCCCTCTGTGTCTTTGAGATGCCCACGGGAGTGCCCGTCAGGCGACACTTCAATTCCAACTTCAGCGGCGGCTTCAACTTCTATGCAGGCCTGCAGGGCCAGGTGCTGGTGCTACGAACAACGTCAACAGTCTATAACTATGACTACATCTGGGACTTCATCTTCTACCCCAACGGGGTGATGGAGGCCAAGATGCATGCCACCGGCTATGTCCACGCCACCTTCTATACCCCAGAGGGGCTGCGCCATGGGACCCGCTTGCACACACACCTGCTTGGCAACATTCACACTCACTTAGTGCATTACCGCGTCGACCTGGATGTGGCAG GCACCAAAAATAGCTTCCAGACCCTGGAGATGAAGCTAGAAAATATCACCAATCCCTGGAGCCCCAGACACCAGCTGGTGCAGCCGACCCTGGAGCAGACAAGTTACCACCGGGAGCGCCAGGCAGCCTTTCGCTTCAGACAGCCTCTGCCCAAGTACCTGCTCTTTGCCAGTCCCAGGGAGAACCGCTGGGGCCATAAGCGCAGCTACCGACTTCAGATCCACTCCATGGCCGACCAGGTGCTGCCCCTGGGTTGGCAGGAGGAACAGGCTATCACCTGGGCCAG GTACCCCCTGGCCGTGACCAAGTACCGGGAATCAGAAGTGTGCAGCAGCAGCATCTATAACCAGAATGACCCCTGGGACCCACCTGTGGTCTTTGAggagtttcttaaaaacaatgagAACATCGAAAATGAG GACTTGGTGGCCTGGGTCACAGTGGGCTTCCTGCACATCCCCCACTCAGAGGACATCCCTAACACTGCCACACCAGGGAACTCTGTGGGCTTCCTGCTCCGGCCTTTCAACTTCTTCGATGAGGACCCATCCCTGGCGTCCAGAGACCCCGTGATCGTGTGGCCGCGGGACGGTGGCCCCAACTACGTCCAGCGCTGGATCCCTGAGGAGGAGGGGGACTGCTTAATGCCTGACCCTTTTAGTTATAATGGGACTTACAGGCCTGTGTGA